In Gossypium arboreum isolate Shixiya-1 chromosome 6, ASM2569848v2, whole genome shotgun sequence, the following are encoded in one genomic region:
- the LOC128293767 gene encoding uncharacterized protein LOC128293767, producing the protein MEEDNTTGSLNLLLGRPFLSTASTKIDVRSGTLTMEFDGEIMKFNVYDAISHPSEILSVNHVDMIDSLVDETFEWIYEDKSEFLSNDYEFFNALLSPSDTKLLPSVVQAPELELKPLPEYIKYAFFGIGNTLPIIISNKLSKPEEESLIQVLKRHKEAIDWIIADLTGISPMTCIHKIYLEENTKPRREAQRCLIPNMMEVLKKEIIKLLDVDIIFPISDSRWVSPVQVVPKKTSMTIKKNAERDLVPVRVQNGWRVCIDYKKFLPNPCCTRRPGKDHFYMPFWHICVQEDVIWTLQRTSYLPEMHDDPQCKEAFDTLKQKLVTAPIVQAPDWNYPFEIMYDASERSVGAVLGQKIAKEPHVICYASKTLDAAQSNYTTIEKELLAIVFDLDKFRSYLLGSKVIIFSDHTTLKYLIAKKEAKPMLIRWILLLQEFDIEICDKKGCENLVADHLSRIKTPFDDVPIKDEFPDEGLFSTEAHYPWYADIVNLLTIGSLPTELAHSVKDKLRREARYYIWDDPYLWKHFSNQIIRRCVPETEVTSILTFCHTEACGGHFSPKRTAHKV; encoded by the exons atGGAGGAGGACAACACTACCGGATCTTTGAACCTCCTATTGGGCcgacctttccttagtactgcTAGCACTAAGATCGACGTTCGAAGCGGAACTCTTACAATGGAATTTGATGGGGAGATCAtgaagtttaatgtttatgacGCCATTAGTCATCCAAGCGAAATTTTGAGCGTAAATCATGTTGACATGATCGACTCATTAGTAGACGAGACTTTTGAGTGGATTTATGAAGACAAATCTGAATTTTTATctaatgattatgaatttttcAATGCGTTATTATCTCCATCAGACACTAAACTTTtaccttctgttgtgcaggcCCCAGAGTTGGAACTGAAACCGCTTCCTGAATATATTAAGTATGCATTTTTTGGAATAGGTAATACCTTACCCattataatttcaaataaacTCTCTAAACCCGAAGAAGAAAGTTTGATCCAGGTACTAAAAAGACATAAGGAGGCGATTGACTGGATCATTGCTGACTTAACAGGGATAAGCCCTATGACATGTATCCACAAGATTTACTTGGAGGAGAACACGAAACCAAGGAGAGAGGCACAAAGATGTTTAATCCCGAATATGATGGAAGTGCTAAAAAAGGAAATAATTAAGTTGCTGGATGTTGACATTATCTTCCCCATTTCTGACAGCAGATGGGTAAGTCCGGTAcaagtcgtgcccaagaaaacgagCATGACAATAAAGAAAAATGCTGAGAGGGACTTAGTACCGGTCCGAGTGCAAAACGGGTGGCGTGTCTGCATTGATTACAAGAA GTTTCTTCCAAATCCTTGTTGCACCAGAAGACCAGgaaaagaccacttttacatGCCATTTTGGCACATTTGCGTACAGGAAGATGTTATTTGGACTTTGCAACGCACCAGCTACCTTCCAGAgatgcatgatga CCCACAATGCAAGGAGGCTTTTGATACACTCAAGCAAAAGTTGGTAACTGCTCCTATAGTACAAGCACCAGATTGGAACTACCCCTTTGAAATTATGTACGATGCAAGCGAACGTAGCGTGGGAGCCGTGTTGGGACAAAAGATAGCCAAAGAGCCTCATGTCATCTGCTATGCCTCGAAAACCTTAGACGCTGCACAAAGCAACTATACCACTATAGAAAAAGAACTTTTAGCTATTGTATTTGATttagataaatttcgatcatatttaCTGGGATCTAAGGTGATTATTTTTTCTGATCATACAACTCTTAAGTACTTGATCGCAAAGAAGGAGGCGAAACCGATGCTCATTAGATGGATTCTactgctccaagaatttgacatcgagatTTGTGATAAGAAGGGGTGTGAAAACCTGGTAGCTGACCACTTGAGTAGGATAAAAACTCCATTTGATGATGTTCCTATCAAGGATGAGTTCCCTGATGAAGGCTTATTTTCGACCGAGGCTCACTATCCATGGTATGCAGATATAGTTAACCTTTTAACCATAGGTTCGTTACCCACTGAGTTAGCACATTCCGTGAAGGACAAGCTTAGACGAGAAGCTCGATATTACATTTGGGACGACCCATACTTGTGGAAACACTTTTCAAATCAGATAATAAGACGATGTGTTCCAGAAACCGAGGTAACCTCTATCCTTACTTTTTGTCATACAGAAGCTTGTGGAGGTCACTTTAGCCCTAAACGGACAGCTCACAAAGTATAG
- the LOC108485429 gene encoding cysteine proteinase inhibitor 5-like has product MQQKSGFLILLLSLIFLPLIFSDARKEAPLGGWSPIKDTKDPHVIKIAEFAVEEYNKKSNGSLKLVKVVKGETQVVAGTNYRLILQAKEGTVDNTYKAVVWEKLWLNFRNLTSFNLVKG; this is encoded by the coding sequence ATGCAGCAAAAGTCAGGCTTCCTGATCCTCTTGCTCTCCCTCATTTTCCTTCCTCTCATCTTCTCCGACGCCAGAAAGGAGGCTCCCCTCGGAGGATGGAGTCCGATCAAAGACACCAAGGACCCACACGTGATAAAGATCGCGGAATTCGCCGTCGAGGAGTATAACAAGAAGTCAAATGGGAGTTTAAAGTTGGTTAAGGTGGTGAAAGGCGAGACTCAGGTGGTGGCCGGGACAAACTACCGGTTGATTTTGCAGGCGAAGGAAGGGACCGTCGATAACACGTATAAGGCTGTGGTGTGGGAGAAGTTGTGGCTGAATTTCAGGAATCTCACCTCCTTTAACCTCGTCAAGGGTTAG
- the LOC128294178 gene encoding uncharacterized protein LOC128294178, which produces MGLGKKRVPFRKWTAPRAHKKYEPFLNKSIDHYDEMALVVGKDMATGSFARTFADIDLDDGNQDSVPIDCDNEEIEEVRTKVSSSGTSKRKRKNVQESVVDEQIKFEGEQLGKIANALEQFIADKTPHLYEEVMSMEEERFDDDFLCSVFDYLVSHESEAKAFLVKSKKHRKIWLKKFSQG; this is translated from the exons atgggcttgggcaaaaaaagagTCCCGTTTAGAAAATGGACTGCGCCTCGG gcacataagaagtatgaaccatttctgaataaaagcattgatcattatgatgaaatggCTTTGGTTGTTGGCAAAGATATGGCAACAGGGAGTTTTGCTAGAACATTTGCTGACATAGATTTGGATGATGGTAACCAAGATTCAGTGCCTATAGACTGCGACAATGAAGAGATTGAAGAGGTAAGAACAAAAGTATCTTCATCTGGCACATCCAAACgtaaaagaaaaaatgttcaagaaagtgtcgttgatgaacaaattaaatttgagggtgaacaacttggcaaaattgctaatgcTTTGGAACAATTTATTGCGGATAAGACACCACATCTTTACGAAGAAGTGATGTCGATGGAGGAAGAAAGATTTGATGATGACTTCTTATGTTCAGTGTTTGATTATCTAGTGAGTCATGAATCCGAGGCCAAAGcttttttagttaaaagtaagaagcatagaaaaatttggcttaaaaaattttctcaaggttga